One Bacteriovorax sp. PP10 DNA window includes the following coding sequences:
- a CDS encoding acyl-CoA dehydrogenase family protein, protein MASNPNGNFESVVGSFFFGEMNESLVFPYPQFSDSQVEMAKEMTAAVDQFAKDNFHSEKFDNEGKLPESIIKGLSEMGLMGLGVPEELGGLGLDYSLYCRVFGQLASKDSAIATMAGAHQSIGYRALLNEGNDEQKKKWLPRLASGEVIAAFCLTEPGSGSDAYSIKTKAVDNKDGTYTITGQKLWITNAGLAGFYSVFAKTEHMIDGKSVEKISCFIVEGGMPGLSFGEKENKMGIRASETRAVYFDKVVVPKENILGELGKGFKIAMNVLNSGRLSLGAGCATGMKMILDLATNHAANRKQFDRPIAEFGLIQEKLTKMAASTYAVESIVYLTTGNMIKGMNDYYMETAVCKVYGSENLWSCIDMAMQIAAGNGYMKEYPYERLMRDVRINMIFEGTNEILRCLLALSGVRGPSEDMKELGKISDVSSALKAPIKSLGVYTKFARKRMSNMMGSKQITKAHPELKEQAAKFSSMLGRFAIAVEDSLIRYGKKIIDNEIPQGRLADMAIELYVILACISRTTAILNGTKATQEQKDQALRLTKYICNDSGRKIKRNLKAMSKNNDKAVAKISESVVKTGGYGFDIIDF, encoded by the coding sequence ATGGCAAGTAATCCAAACGGTAATTTTGAATCAGTAGTGGGTTCTTTCTTCTTTGGAGAAATGAACGAAAGTCTGGTTTTCCCTTATCCACAATTCTCAGACTCTCAAGTTGAAATGGCAAAAGAGATGACTGCAGCAGTTGACCAATTTGCTAAGGATAACTTCCATAGTGAGAAATTTGATAATGAAGGAAAGCTTCCAGAATCTATCATTAAAGGACTTTCTGAAATGGGTCTTATGGGGCTTGGAGTTCCGGAAGAGCTAGGTGGATTAGGATTAGACTACTCATTATACTGCCGCGTATTTGGACAGCTGGCGAGTAAAGATAGTGCGATCGCGACAATGGCCGGAGCACACCAATCGATCGGGTATAGAGCATTACTTAACGAAGGGAACGACGAACAAAAAAAGAAGTGGCTTCCGAGATTAGCATCTGGTGAAGTGATTGCTGCTTTTTGTTTAACTGAACCAGGATCTGGGTCAGACGCTTATTCAATCAAAACGAAAGCCGTCGACAATAAGGATGGTACATACACTATCACTGGTCAGAAATTATGGATTACTAACGCAGGTCTTGCAGGATTTTATTCTGTTTTTGCAAAAACTGAGCACATGATTGACGGAAAAAGTGTGGAAAAAATTTCCTGCTTTATCGTTGAAGGTGGAATGCCGGGACTGTCTTTCGGTGAAAAAGAAAACAAAATGGGAATTCGTGCCAGTGAAACTCGCGCGGTTTATTTCGATAAAGTTGTTGTTCCAAAAGAAAATATTCTTGGTGAATTAGGAAAAGGATTTAAGATCGCGATGAACGTTCTTAACTCTGGACGACTGTCTCTAGGAGCAGGTTGTGCGACAGGAATGAAAATGATTCTTGATCTTGCTACTAACCACGCAGCTAACAGAAAACAATTCGACCGTCCGATTGCTGAGTTTGGATTAATTCAGGAAAAATTAACAAAGATGGCAGCTTCTACTTATGCAGTAGAAAGTATCGTTTACCTTACGACTGGAAACATGATTAAAGGAATGAACGACTACTATATGGAAACTGCTGTATGTAAAGTTTATGGTTCAGAAAATCTTTGGTCATGTATCGACATGGCAATGCAAATTGCTGCCGGTAACGGTTACATGAAAGAGTATCCTTATGAGCGTTTAATGAGAGACGTTCGTATCAATATGATCTTCGAAGGAACGAATGAGATTCTTCGTTGTCTACTTGCTCTATCAGGAGTGAGAGGTCCATCTGAAGATATGAAAGAACTTGGAAAAATTTCTGATGTATCTTCAGCACTAAAAGCACCGATTAAGTCACTTGGGGTTTATACAAAATTTGCCCGCAAGAGAATGTCTAATATGATGGGATCAAAACAGATTACAAAAGCTCACCCTGAACTAAAAGAGCAAGCTGCGAAGTTCTCTTCAATGCTGGGAAGATTTGCGATCGCAGTAGAAGATTCATTAATTAGATACGGTAAAAAAATTATTGATAACGAAATCCCTCAAGGACGCCTTGCTGATATGGCGATCGAGCTTTACGTTATCCTTGCTTGTATCTCTAGAACGACAGCTATTTTAAATGGAACAAAGGCGACTCAGGAACAAAAAGACCAGGCCCTTCGTTTAACAAAATACATCTGTAACGATTCAGGAAGAAAGATTAAGAGAAACCTTAAAGCAATGTCTAAGAACAATGACAAAGCTGTAGCTAAAATTTCTGAATCAGTCGTAAAAACTGGCGGGTACGGATTTGATATTATCGATTTCTAA
- the gspF gene encoding type II secretion system inner membrane protein GspF, whose protein sequence is MAIYNYKGLDKSGSEVKGTVNSEGLVAAKSRVRSMGIMLTEISEQTSGSVKKNASFSFGSAVSIDDLSLMTRQLATLLRAKIQVVEAFTALVDQTENPNLKITLSEIRQKVNEGSSLAKALGDYPKIFDNVYVNMVDAGETSGTLEVVLLKLADFTEGQLKLRNKIKSAMTYPVVMMGAGGGMIGIIFVFVIPKITKIFISMKKTLPLQTQICIWISNFLISYWWLLIIAAVLGWQSFKKWKATPSGRSKYDAFVLKVPVVAEIVTMINVSRFCSTLATLLQSGVPILVSMKIVSNLISNVHMKKAIEDSRQSVSEGASLTGPLIRSELFPPMVTHMIKLGEKSGELEPMLQIVAENYEDQVNTKLSGLTSVLEPIMMVVMGLVVAFIIFSVVVPLIDLNNVTK, encoded by the coding sequence ATGGCAATTTATAATTATAAAGGTCTCGATAAGTCAGGAAGCGAAGTTAAAGGCACAGTGAATTCTGAAGGTCTGGTCGCTGCTAAATCTCGCGTGCGCTCTATGGGCATTATGCTGACAGAAATCAGTGAGCAGACTTCCGGGTCAGTAAAAAAGAATGCCAGCTTTAGTTTTGGTAGTGCTGTATCGATTGATGACCTCTCTTTAATGACTAGACAGCTTGCCACGCTATTGCGTGCAAAAATTCAAGTTGTAGAAGCATTCACTGCCCTAGTTGATCAGACAGAAAATCCGAATTTAAAAATTACCCTTTCAGAAATCCGCCAAAAAGTTAACGAAGGATCATCTTTAGCGAAAGCTCTTGGTGATTACCCGAAAATTTTTGATAACGTTTATGTGAACATGGTTGATGCCGGTGAAACTTCGGGGACACTGGAAGTCGTTTTATTAAAACTTGCCGACTTTACCGAAGGCCAGTTGAAACTACGAAATAAAATTAAGAGTGCCATGACCTACCCTGTTGTTATGATGGGTGCCGGTGGTGGGATGATCGGGATCATTTTCGTTTTTGTAATCCCGAAAATTACAAAAATTTTCATCAGTATGAAAAAGACTCTCCCTCTGCAGACTCAAATTTGTATTTGGATATCAAACTTCTTAATTAGCTACTGGTGGTTATTAATTATTGCCGCTGTCCTTGGATGGCAGTCATTTAAAAAATGGAAGGCCACACCATCAGGAAGATCAAAATACGACGCTTTCGTTTTAAAAGTGCCGGTGGTTGCTGAAATTGTCACGATGATCAATGTCAGCCGTTTTTGCTCAACACTTGCCACACTACTTCAGTCAGGTGTTCCAATTCTTGTCTCAATGAAAATTGTTTCAAATTTAATTTCAAACGTTCACATGAAAAAGGCCATTGAAGACTCTCGTCAGAGCGTCTCCGAAGGAGCTTCGCTCACAGGCCCGTTAATCAGATCAGAACTCTTTCCTCCAATGGTTACTCACATGATTAAACTTGGGGAAAAGTCGGGTGAATTGGAGCCAATGCTTCAGATTGTCGCAGAAAATTATGAAGATCAGGTCAATACAAAACTTAGTGGACTAACATCAGTGTTAGAACCTATAATGATGGTTGTTATGGGACTTGTAGTGGCATTTATTATCTTCTCGGTAGTAGTTCCCCTTATTGATCTTAACAATGTGACAAAGTAA
- a CDS encoding LysR family transcriptional regulator, giving the protein MLDFRYLKAFMLTAKYSSFSKAAEELNIAQSAVSRQIKLLEDSLQEELIIRSSKKVILSEKGKELYQASQSFEKTSLQIFQREDQLPLSIGILEGLLKNWFTPLLTDYLKNQKRDVTVHVADMPELKSGIEESKFDVIFGVENIQSELVTSLKLFEEKLVLISKNEINRKKLNESRWVVFSNNDHLFKLSKTKSESIVMVDSFSSIISLVKNDVGIAVVPDHLIRKEDQLKVQEFPGLPSSQIYLSTLNYKKMPERIQALCDIVKKK; this is encoded by the coding sequence ATGCTCGACTTCCGTTACTTAAAAGCTTTCATGTTAACGGCCAAATACTCAAGCTTCTCAAAAGCGGCCGAAGAATTAAATATTGCTCAATCAGCTGTCAGCCGCCAGATTAAACTTCTGGAAGACTCACTTCAAGAAGAGTTGATCATCAGATCAAGCAAGAAAGTTATTCTCTCTGAAAAAGGAAAAGAGCTTTATCAGGCTTCACAAAGCTTTGAGAAAACATCTCTTCAAATTTTTCAACGTGAAGACCAGCTTCCACTTTCAATCGGAATCCTTGAAGGACTTCTTAAAAACTGGTTCACACCACTGCTTACTGATTATTTAAAAAATCAAAAACGTGACGTCACTGTTCACGTCGCAGATATGCCGGAATTAAAATCAGGAATCGAAGAAAGCAAATTCGACGTGATTTTCGGTGTGGAAAACATTCAATCAGAACTCGTGACTTCACTAAAATTGTTTGAAGAAAAACTGGTTCTTATTTCTAAGAATGAAATCAATCGTAAAAAATTAAATGAAAGCAGATGGGTTGTTTTTTCTAATAACGATCATTTGTTTAAATTGTCTAAAACAAAGAGTGAATCAATCGTTATGGTGGATTCATTTTCTTCAATCATCTCTCTGGTAAAAAATGATGTGGGTATCGCGGTTGTTCCTGATCATTTGATCAGAAAAGAAGACCAGCTAAAAGTTCAGGAGTTTCCGGGACTGCCGTCGTCACAAATTTATCTTTCGACACTTAATTACAAAAAAATGCCCGAACGAATTCAGGCATTATGTGACATTGTAAAAAAGAAATAA
- the gspD gene encoding type II secretion system secretin GspD encodes MKKNVYLSKVLTATLLLSAGLSPEVRAQFDKYKSKTKFSRPRAGVPGKLNTPADISIPDTGKSASSLLNNTSAQDTTNFEGDDDEGIAAGGGDDSESADIPGSSGGSGADTFGRKSVRSANPNKSDKKFVNLNPETAFGPEVVTSFDFPNVSILDLTKHMQKLTGLNLILDKDIKGKISISSPTPITIGDAWKAYLQALSINGYSLVKSGAFYTIVNNRDIRYSPTTMYTGTYTPNTENYVMQIIPLKYVNSREVANSFRPFMSRYGRIIEIKQTNTVIVQETGTHINRLMKLIKFIDIPGHEESLQIIKVRNSSAQEIATLLDKILKGGAGAAGAARTGSVAGGTGSTSQSNISRIIAEPRTNSIIAMANSEGARELRGLIEKLDVKVVAAGSGQIHVYYLNYGDSEALSKTLSSLVGNAPRSGGAGGLTRFTSPVGGTATTATLFNSEVKITSDKDNNALVVTASPTDYETVKAVIAQLDIPRDQVYVEGLMMETNVGKTNGFGISLIGAYGSGGSQKAGYGKTNDLLSLMTNNITNLSGLFVGGGIGRKVELPNPAGGTPLQVNSVNALITAIATQNSTNVLATPQILTMDNVEGAFESGEEVPTTETTSATNGSTTNSIKMQKVSLSLKITPQINKVTRFVKLKIDQKIVDFSGRELSSTQGGVGTVLRQIQTTVVVRDKDTIAMGGLMRDKESRTVSKVPLLGDIPVLGWLFKNTTKTVEKVNLLFFMTPKILASYEKTNPENVKDLLNRRQAHLKNMVGDDDGFATTVKGLYDKAKKQEEGPLYDRTESDKYKSRNDAINGLDSASNSIDAVDSTPDYVEIVKKSEAKETASTVQ; translated from the coding sequence ATGAAAAAAAATGTTTACCTCTCTAAAGTACTTACGGCCACTTTGCTATTATCAGCGGGATTATCTCCTGAGGTAAGAGCTCAGTTTGATAAGTATAAGAGCAAAACTAAGTTTAGCAGGCCCCGTGCAGGTGTACCTGGAAAGCTCAACACTCCTGCTGATATCTCTATTCCAGATACTGGCAAATCGGCGAGCTCACTTTTAAACAACACTTCTGCTCAAGACACTACCAACTTTGAAGGTGATGACGATGAAGGTATTGCTGCTGGTGGTGGTGACGACAGCGAGAGCGCTGATATTCCAGGATCATCTGGCGGTAGTGGAGCTGATACTTTCGGAAGAAAAAGTGTTAGATCAGCTAACCCTAACAAGTCAGATAAAAAGTTTGTTAACTTAAATCCAGAAACAGCATTCGGCCCTGAAGTTGTAACATCATTTGATTTTCCAAACGTTTCAATCCTTGATTTAACAAAACACATGCAAAAACTTACGGGATTAAACTTAATCCTTGATAAGGATATCAAAGGAAAGATTTCGATTTCCAGCCCTACTCCAATTACGATTGGAGATGCGTGGAAAGCTTACCTTCAAGCTCTTTCAATCAACGGATACTCTCTGGTGAAATCAGGGGCATTCTACACAATCGTTAATAACCGCGATATCAGATACTCTCCAACGACGATGTATACGGGAACATACACTCCTAATACTGAAAACTACGTGATGCAGATTATCCCTCTGAAGTATGTAAACTCTAGAGAAGTAGCGAACTCATTTAGACCTTTCATGTCTCGTTACGGAAGAATTATCGAGATCAAGCAAACGAACACGGTTATCGTTCAGGAAACTGGAACGCACATCAATCGTTTAATGAAGCTTATTAAGTTCATCGATATCCCAGGTCACGAAGAGTCTCTGCAAATTATTAAAGTAAGAAATTCTTCTGCGCAAGAGATCGCTACCCTATTAGATAAAATTCTTAAAGGTGGAGCTGGAGCTGCGGGTGCTGCGAGAACTGGCAGTGTTGCTGGTGGAACAGGATCAACTTCTCAATCAAATATTTCACGTATCATTGCTGAGCCAAGAACGAATTCAATTATCGCTATGGCAAACTCTGAAGGGGCACGCGAACTAAGAGGACTGATTGAAAAACTAGACGTAAAAGTTGTAGCTGCTGGCTCTGGACAAATTCACGTTTATTATCTGAACTACGGTGACTCTGAGGCCCTTTCTAAAACACTTTCTTCTCTGGTAGGAAATGCACCAAGATCTGGTGGTGCTGGAGGATTAACTCGTTTTACAAGTCCGGTTGGTGGCACTGCTACAACTGCGACATTATTTAACAGCGAAGTAAAAATCACTTCTGATAAAGACAACAACGCGCTTGTTGTAACGGCTTCACCTACTGACTATGAAACTGTAAAAGCAGTTATCGCTCAGCTGGATATTCCACGTGACCAGGTTTATGTTGAAGGTCTAATGATGGAAACAAATGTTGGTAAAACAAATGGATTCGGAATTAGCTTAATTGGTGCTTATGGTTCTGGTGGATCTCAAAAAGCTGGTTACGGAAAAACAAACGACCTTCTTTCTCTTATGACAAACAATATTACAAACCTTTCAGGTTTATTTGTTGGTGGTGGTATTGGAAGAAAAGTTGAACTTCCAAACCCGGCCGGTGGAACACCTCTACAAGTAAACTCTGTTAACGCTTTAATCACAGCGATTGCGACACAAAACTCGACAAACGTTCTGGCGACTCCACAAATCTTAACAATGGATAACGTTGAAGGTGCTTTCGAGTCAGGGGAAGAAGTTCCTACGACTGAAACAACAAGTGCAACAAACGGTTCGACTACGAACTCTATTAAGATGCAAAAAGTTTCTCTTTCTTTAAAAATCACTCCACAGATCAACAAGGTCACTCGCTTTGTTAAACTTAAAATCGATCAGAAGATTGTAGATTTCTCTGGTAGAGAGTTAAGTTCTACTCAGGGTGGTGTGGGGACTGTTCTAAGACAAATCCAGACGACAGTTGTTGTTCGTGATAAAGACACCATCGCGATGGGTGGTTTAATGCGCGATAAAGAATCAAGAACAGTCAGCAAGGTTCCATTATTGGGAGATATTCCGGTACTAGGGTGGTTGTTTAAAAACACAACGAAGACAGTAGAAAAAGTTAACCTACTCTTCTTCATGACACCAAAAATTCTGGCGTCGTATGAAAAGACAAACCCGGAAAATGTAAAAGACCTTCTTAACCGTCGTCAGGCCCACTTAAAGAATATGGTTGGTGATGATGATGGATTTGCTACAACTGTTAAAGGTCTATACGACAAGGCAAAAAAACAGGAAGAAGGACCGTTATACGATAGAACTGAATCGGATAAGTACAAATCAAGAAACGATGCAATCAATGGCCTGGACTCAGCTTCTAACTCAATTGATGCTGTAGACTCGACTCCTGATTACGTTGAGATTGTAAAAAAATCTGAAGCTAAAGAAACGGCAAGTACAGTACAGTAA
- a CDS encoding HesB/IscA family protein: MAFKQNTVNKDLVLPPVIMFTERALSQLKLIIDNDFTLAGKYFRIVVSGKGCEGFTYAAGFTDLQDEDFQVRIANTEDDIFVVIDPFAAFYLQEASVDFIQDFNQDAEGFVITNHSQSEFKGKFWRANPEKTPPVKEGI; the protein is encoded by the coding sequence ATGGCCTTTAAACAAAATACCGTTAACAAAGACCTGGTTTTACCACCTGTGATCATGTTTACTGAACGCGCCCTTTCTCAATTGAAGCTAATTATCGATAATGACTTTACCTTGGCGGGTAAATATTTTCGTATCGTAGTTAGTGGAAAAGGCTGCGAAGGTTTTACATACGCAGCAGGTTTTACTGACCTTCAAGATGAAGATTTTCAAGTTCGTATCGCAAATACTGAAGACGATATTTTTGTCGTCATCGATCCATTTGCTGCCTTCTATTTACAGGAAGCTTCTGTAGATTTCATTCAGGATTTTAATCAGGATGCTGAAGGGTTTGTTATTACAAATCACTCACAGTCTGAATTTAAAGGAAAATTCTGGAGAGCAAATCCTGAAAAAACGCCACCTGTAAAAGAAGGAATCTAA
- a CDS encoding GspE/PulE family protein, translating into MKITDHMMEKVEGQKEKIGQLLLKHTSLTTDQLDEALEIQQESGMLLGEILLRKNYIHPHDIIKVICHQVDIPYVTELKLDEIDPNLTMNISINYAKTHEVLPILETDYSITLLVTDPFNFDAINDIQEIFKKEVKMVVSSPLKVQDAINRIYERANRNVVDNIEGDFDENLDLDGPIDILEAGADEAPVIRFVNSIIFRAIKERASDIHIEPYEKEVVYRFRVNRVMREILRQPIKTQASVTSRLKVMTKSMDIAEKRLPQDGRIKIKMAGKDIDIRVSVVPIQNGERIVMRVLEKSNNILTLENLGFHGANLKALDELSKRKHGVVYVSGPTGHGKTTTLFAMLDRINTPDKMIITVEDPVEYELQGISQIQVNHKIDLTFAKALRSILRQNPDVIMVGETRDLETAEMAIQASLTGHFVLSTIHTNDASSAPNRLIDMGVQPFLIASSLAAVLAQRLIRTLCNECKESYEPTEYDFQMLDVHSIPPGATLYKPKGCAKCNYMGYGSMTVVSELLILTDDIRPLILKKADANTVKKMAMKNGMKSLRQDALEKVFRGITSVEEMVRAINEEDEDVQH; encoded by the coding sequence GTGAAAATAACTGATCACATGATGGAAAAAGTCGAAGGCCAGAAAGAAAAAATCGGCCAGCTGCTTTTGAAACACACTTCGCTGACTACAGACCAGTTAGATGAAGCGCTGGAGATTCAGCAGGAATCAGGAATGCTCCTGGGAGAAATTCTCCTGAGGAAAAACTATATTCATCCTCACGATATTATCAAAGTAATCTGTCATCAGGTGGACATCCCCTATGTGACAGAATTAAAACTCGATGAAATCGACCCGAACCTGACGATGAACATCAGTATCAACTACGCCAAGACTCACGAGGTCCTGCCGATTTTAGAAACTGATTACTCGATCACTCTTTTAGTGACTGACCCGTTCAACTTCGATGCTATCAACGACATCCAGGAAATTTTTAAGAAAGAAGTTAAGATGGTGGTCTCATCACCTCTTAAAGTTCAGGATGCGATTAACCGCATTTACGAACGTGCCAATAGAAACGTTGTAGACAATATCGAAGGTGACTTCGATGAAAACTTAGATCTAGACGGGCCAATTGATATTCTTGAAGCTGGAGCTGATGAAGCACCAGTTATTCGTTTTGTTAACTCGATTATCTTCCGCGCGATTAAAGAGCGTGCCTCAGATATTCACATCGAGCCTTATGAAAAAGAAGTTGTGTACCGCTTCCGTGTTAACCGAGTTATGCGTGAAATTTTACGCCAGCCGATTAAAACTCAAGCTTCTGTTACATCACGTCTAAAAGTTATGACAAAGTCTATGGACATCGCCGAGAAACGTCTTCCACAGGATGGACGTATCAAGATTAAGATGGCCGGAAAAGATATCGATATCAGGGTTTCTGTTGTTCCGATTCAAAACGGTGAACGTATCGTAATGAGGGTTCTAGAAAAGTCCAACAACATTTTAACTCTGGAAAACTTAGGATTCCATGGAGCGAACTTAAAAGCTCTGGATGAATTATCAAAAAGAAAGCACGGAGTCGTTTACGTTTCAGGGCCTACTGGTCACGGGAAGACGACAACTCTCTTTGCCATGTTAGATCGTATCAATACTCCTGATAAAATGATTATCACAGTTGAAGATCCGGTCGAGTATGAGCTGCAAGGTATTTCACAAATCCAGGTTAACCATAAAATTGACCTGACATTCGCGAAAGCACTACGCTCTATTCTTCGTCAAAACCCGGACGTTATCATGGTCGGGGAAACACGAGATTTAGAAACTGCCGAGATGGCGATTCAAGCGTCTCTTACAGGTCACTTTGTACTATCTACGATTCACACGAATGACGCTTCATCTGCTCCCAACCGTTTAATTGATATGGGAGTTCAGCCGTTCTTAATTGCTTCTTCACTTGCTGCAGTTCTTGCTCAGCGATTGATCAGAACTTTATGTAATGAATGTAAAGAGTCTTACGAACCAACTGAATACGATTTCCAAATGCTCGATGTACATTCAATTCCACCAGGTGCTACTTTGTACAAACCAAAAGGCTGTGCGAAATGTAACTACATGGGTTACGGAAGTATGACTGTCGTGTCTGAACTTTTAATTTTGACCGATGACATCCGCCCGCTTATTTTAAAGAAAGCAGACGCAAACACTGTTAAGAAAATGGCGATGAAAAACGGAATGAAATCTCTTCGTCAGGATGCCCTGGAAAAAGTTTTCAGAGGGATTACTTCAGTAGAAGAAATGGTTCGCGCGATTAACGAAGAAGATGAGGACGTTCAACACTAA
- a CDS encoding FG-GAP repeat domain-containing protein: MILSISKKHSFLLALLIVLSGCADKKIRPIVDVGGPREQSIPYDINPVKASGNYAGVFVDKTEEYGLKGIQAVHMYAVDVNNDGATDLVVLDDFLASPKFYFFNKKEKKFQLGPSPFSELVRASYLNFIDLDHDGVLDVIVGNLNQKSEVTQYPARVFKGIVAGGKVSYVQKATLPTGILPTASIVPFDFNLDGEIDLYLANWFSQKDLNPKPVPDSLLQGKGFEFTNISTQLQGEYEVSRSDKGYPNATPTFGASVCDVDKNGLPDIMTNNSNGYYNKLWLNVDGKNFTNYGTITGYAADGEGTAETKGGGNSFFSLCGDYNNDGFVDIVVGNLAKDSDAETHDKSAILTGSTGTFPPKFYRTEIFPEEKTDNWSEGNRRGIWLDYNLDGRIDLLIANSGFPPSSRMLFYEQQADHEYIDRAREMGVNLMNPSGMVSIDLNGDGVMDFISGQSKVRAGDISSHVYVFENQTKRQGRGSIRFHLQGKKSNYHGISSTLTFRTTKVARFGEANYAYGSLPSQNEEGVYFAFGTETPKNVEVRWSIGNSDRLGRISPLVKTYNLQKLSGKGKHLELNLCEDGRVLPKSKKCY; the protein is encoded by the coding sequence TTGATATTATCGATTTCTAAAAAACATTCATTTTTACTGGCACTCCTGATTGTACTATCAGGATGTGCCGATAAAAAAATCAGACCTATCGTTGACGTTGGCGGCCCTCGCGAACAGTCGATTCCTTATGATATTAACCCTGTTAAAGCTTCCGGAAATTATGCAGGTGTCTTCGTCGATAAGACTGAAGAGTATGGACTCAAAGGCATTCAGGCCGTTCATATGTATGCTGTAGATGTTAATAACGATGGTGCCACTGACCTGGTGGTATTGGATGACTTTCTAGCATCTCCAAAATTTTACTTCTTCAATAAAAAAGAAAAAAAATTCCAATTAGGGCCAAGTCCATTTAGTGAACTTGTCCGTGCCAGTTATTTAAATTTCATCGACCTTGATCACGATGGTGTCCTGGATGTGATCGTTGGAAACTTAAATCAAAAAAGTGAAGTCACTCAATACCCCGCAAGAGTTTTTAAGGGGATTGTAGCTGGTGGAAAAGTTTCCTATGTTCAAAAGGCCACACTGCCAACAGGAATTCTTCCAACGGCGAGCATTGTTCCTTTTGATTTTAATCTTGATGGTGAAATTGACTTGTATCTTGCTAATTGGTTTTCTCAAAAAGATCTTAATCCCAAACCCGTACCTGATAGTTTATTGCAGGGAAAGGGTTTTGAATTCACCAATATCAGCACTCAGCTGCAAGGTGAGTATGAAGTGAGTCGCAGTGACAAAGGTTATCCAAATGCCACTCCAACTTTTGGAGCAAGTGTTTGTGATGTCGATAAAAACGGCCTGCCAGACATTATGACGAATAACTCTAATGGTTATTACAATAAGTTGTGGCTCAACGTTGATGGAAAAAATTTCACTAACTACGGGACCATTACAGGGTACGCTGCTGACGGTGAGGGAACTGCAGAAACAAAAGGTGGAGGAAACTCTTTTTTTAGTTTGTGTGGTGATTATAACAACGACGGTTTTGTCGATATCGTAGTTGGTAATCTTGCAAAAGACAGCGATGCTGAAACTCATGACAAATCTGCTATCCTCACAGGCTCTACAGGGACATTCCCACCTAAATTTTACCGCACTGAAATCTTCCCAGAAGAAAAAACGGATAACTGGTCAGAAGGCAATAGAAGAGGGATCTGGCTTGATTACAATCTTGATGGACGCATTGATTTATTAATCGCCAACTCAGGATTTCCTCCTTCATCGAGAATGTTATTTTACGAACAACAGGCCGATCATGAATACATAGACCGCGCTCGCGAAATGGGAGTCAACCTGATGAACCCATCGGGAATGGTGTCTATTGATTTGAATGGCGATGGTGTGATGGATTTTATTTCGGGACAAAGCAAAGTGCGCGCAGGAGATATCAGCAGCCATGTTTATGTTTTTGAAAATCAAACGAAACGCCAAGGCAGAGGATCAATTCGTTTTCATCTTCAAGGTAAAAAAAGTAACTATCACGGGATTTCTTCAACGCTAACTTTTAGAACGACGAAAGTGGCGCGTTTTGGTGAAGCTAATTACGCTTACGGATCTCTTCCGTCACAAAATGAAGAAGGCGTATATTTTGCGTTCGGCACTGAGACTCCAAAAAATGTCGAAGTGAGATGGAGTATTGGAAACAGCGATCGCTTAGGAAGGATTTCACCACTGGTAAAAACCTATAACTTACAAAAACTCTCAGGAAAAGGTAAGCATCTGGAACTAAACCTTTGTGAAGATGGAAGAGTGTTACCGAAATCAAAAAAATGCTATTAA